One stretch of Cyanobium sp. Tous-M-B4 DNA includes these proteins:
- a CDS encoding CARDB domain-containing protein produces the protein MADLWIANTISDLIQGDVNEHLPLERIPLQGDVLGLGTTTSIDNGELTFLQDADGVVTTIWKCQASDGGIRALRPGDGSSHFPYVCFSGDATAVRTPVDLASLSEVRGRPLQELVAEAIAQLRQQGRLAEAPIYGLRLVSQWESLVITVASKLCMGQQRRNTSVASSAASDGTAARSIYQLLQHYRLAPENPGDPSDPIRFLGRSLEWDCCGFFDTDPAQGRVTIPDPHAHLHLHGCSTDLRYGGHLHHEHPGTRLASLQRLVLYPLQQLHQLVSDLAIEALYFRDGSAHFTVANRGAMDVSDVGVAVVVNDSYGGHRYLRLPWLAAGASETFSVPLQLPAGCHRLEVIADPEGQILEEAAFQFNNRATLDIQLPDV, from the coding sequence ATGGCCGACCTCTGGATCGCAAACACCATCAGCGATTTGATTCAGGGCGATGTGAACGAGCACCTGCCCCTGGAGCGCATTCCTCTCCAGGGTGATGTGTTGGGATTGGGCACCACCACCAGCATCGACAACGGGGAGCTCACCTTCCTGCAGGATGCCGATGGCGTGGTCACCACGATCTGGAAATGCCAGGCCAGCGATGGCGGTATTCGGGCCTTGCGGCCTGGGGATGGCAGCAGCCACTTCCCTTACGTTTGTTTCAGCGGTGATGCCACCGCCGTGCGCACGCCGGTGGATCTGGCCAGCCTGAGCGAGGTGCGGGGCCGGCCGTTGCAGGAGCTGGTGGCTGAGGCGATTGCCCAGCTGCGGCAGCAGGGCCGGTTAGCAGAGGCGCCGATTTATGGCCTGCGCCTGGTGTCGCAGTGGGAGTCTCTGGTGATCACGGTGGCCTCAAAGTTGTGCATGGGGCAGCAGCGGCGCAACACCTCCGTGGCCAGCAGTGCGGCCAGCGATGGCACCGCAGCGCGAAGCATCTACCAACTGCTGCAGCACTACCGATTAGCGCCGGAGAATCCCGGGGATCCCAGCGATCCGATCCGGTTTCTGGGCCGCTCCCTGGAGTGGGATTGCTGCGGCTTCTTCGACACCGATCCAGCCCAGGGCCGGGTCACGATCCCCGATCCCCACGCCCATCTGCATCTGCACGGCTGCAGCACTGATCTGCGTTACGGAGGCCATCTTCACCACGAACATCCCGGCACACGGCTGGCATCCCTGCAGCGGCTGGTGCTCTATCCCTTGCAGCAACTGCACCAGCTGGTGAGTGATCTGGCCATTGAGGCGCTGTACTTCCGCGATGGCAGCGCCCACTTCACCGTGGCCAATCGTGGTGCCATGGATGTGAGCGATGTGGGCGTTGCCGTGGTTGTCAACGACAGCTATGGCGGCCATCGCTATCTGCGGCTCCCCTGGCTGGCGGCCGGTGCCAGTGAAACCTTCAGCGTTCCCCTGCAGCTCCCCGCGGGGTGCCATCGTCTCGAGGTGATCGCCGATCCCGAGGGTCAGATCCTGGAGGAGGCAGCTTTCCAGTTCAACAATCGCGCCACTCTCGACATCCAGCTGCCAGATGTCTGA
- a CDS encoding 2-isopropylmalate synthase yields the protein MARDPGRVLIFDTTLRDGEQSPGASLNLEEKLAIAQQLARLGVDIIEAGFPFASPGDFNAVQRIAETVGTPEGPVICGLARAAAGDIKACADAVAPAAKRRIHTFIATSDIHLEHKLRKSRAEVLAITAEMVAYARSLVDDVEFSCEDAGRSDPEFMHQVIEAAISAGATTINIPDTVGYATPAEFGALIAGINAQVPNIDQAVISVHGHNDLGLAVANFLEAVKNGARQLECTINGIGERAGNASLEELVMALHVRRSYFNPFLGRPAESTEPLTGVRTEEITKTSRLVSNLTGMAVQPNKAIVGANAFAHESGIHQDGVLKNRLTYEIIDARTVGLADNRISLGKLSGRSAFRARLEELGYTLEREDLDDAFARFKELADRKREISDRDLEAIVSEQVQQQDGGSFTLKSVQVSCGTGLQPTATVTLVTADGAELSEAAIGTGPVDAVCQALNRLAQVPNELVEFSVKSVTEGIDAMGDVTIRLRHEGVLYSGHSADTDIVVAAAQAFVNALNRLVAGGRHQPLHPQKAPLPVVGDLPLADRPRV from the coding sequence ATGGCCCGCGATCCCGGCCGCGTATTGATCTTCGATACCACCTTGCGCGATGGCGAGCAGTCGCCTGGCGCCAGCCTGAACCTCGAGGAGAAGCTGGCGATCGCCCAGCAGTTGGCGCGGCTGGGGGTGGACATCATCGAGGCCGGCTTCCCCTTTGCCAGCCCCGGAGATTTCAACGCAGTGCAGCGCATTGCCGAAACCGTTGGCACGCCGGAAGGGCCGGTGATCTGCGGCCTGGCTCGGGCAGCTGCCGGCGACATCAAGGCCTGCGCTGATGCGGTGGCGCCCGCTGCTAAGCGGCGCATCCACACCTTTATTGCCACCAGCGACATCCATCTCGAGCACAAGCTGCGCAAGAGCCGCGCTGAGGTGCTGGCGATCACCGCCGAGATGGTGGCCTACGCCCGCTCGCTGGTGGACGACGTGGAATTTTCCTGCGAAGACGCCGGCCGCAGTGATCCGGAGTTCATGCATCAGGTGATCGAGGCGGCGATCAGCGCCGGCGCCACCACGATCAATATTCCCGACACCGTGGGCTACGCCACCCCAGCGGAATTCGGCGCCCTGATCGCCGGTATCAATGCCCAGGTGCCCAACATCGACCAGGCGGTGATCTCGGTGCACGGCCACAACGACCTGGGCCTGGCGGTGGCCAACTTCCTCGAGGCGGTGAAAAACGGCGCCCGCCAGCTGGAGTGCACGATCAATGGCATCGGTGAGCGGGCTGGCAACGCCTCGCTCGAGGAGCTGGTGATGGCGCTGCACGTGCGGCGCAGCTACTTCAACCCCTTCCTGGGGCGGCCAGCGGAGAGCACCGAGCCGCTCACGGGCGTGCGCACCGAGGAGATCACCAAGACCTCGCGGCTGGTGAGCAACCTCACCGGCATGGCGGTCCAGCCCAATAAGGCGATCGTGGGCGCCAACGCCTTTGCCCACGAGAGTGGCATCCACCAAGACGGCGTACTCAAGAACCGCCTCACCTACGAAATCATTGATGCCCGCACCGTTGGTTTGGCGGACAACCGCATCTCCCTGGGCAAGTTGAGCGGGCGCAGCGCCTTCCGGGCCCGGCTTGAGGAGCTGGGCTACACGCTCGAGCGTGAGGACCTCGACGATGCCTTCGCCCGCTTCAAGGAGCTGGCTGATCGCAAGCGGGAAATCAGCGACCGCGATCTAGAGGCGATCGTGAGCGAGCAGGTGCAGCAGCAAGATGGCGGCAGCTTCACCCTCAAGAGCGTGCAGGTGAGCTGTGGCACGGGCTTGCAGCCCACCGCCACCGTCACCCTGGTAACGGCGGATGGCGCCGAGCTCAGCGAGGCGGCGATCGGCACCGGGCCGGTGGATGCGGTGTGTCAGGCGCTCAATCGGCTGGCCCAGGTGCCCAATGAGCTGGTGGAATTTTCGGTGAAATCGGTCACCGAAGGCATCGATGCCATGGGTGATGTGACGATCCGGCTGCGCCACGAGGGCGTGCTCTATTCGGGCCACTCAGCTGACACGGACATCGTGGTGGCCGCCGCCCAGGCCTTCGTGAACGCCCTCAATAGGCTGGTAGCCGGTGGGCGTCACCAGCCGCTGCACCCCCAGAAGGCGCCGCTGCCCGTAGTGGGCGATCTGCCCCTGGCCGACCGGCCACGGGTTTAG
- the gyrA gene encoding DNA gyrase subunit A, producing MADPSGPGADIPGESGGNGDSRIILTDLRNEMSRSYLEYAMSVIVGRALPDARDGLKPVHRRILYAMYELGLTSDRPYRKCARVVGEVLGKYHPHGDTAVYDALVRMAQDFNMRMPLVNGHGNFGSVDGDPPAAMRYTESRLQALTTDSLLDDIEAETVDFADNFDGSQQEPTVMPARIPQLLLNGSTGIAVGMATNIPPHNLTELIDGTLALIANPDIDDLQLMAIIPGPDFPTGGQILGRRGIRDTYTTGRGSVTMRGVASIETLEVKGRPDRDAVIITELPFQTNKASLIERIAELVNDKKLEGISDIRDESDRDGMRVVIELRRDAYPQVVLNNLFKLTPLQNNFSAYMLALVKSEPVLLTLRKMLQVFLDFRIETIERRTRYFLRKAEERDHILLGLLLALDQLDPIIALIRAASDAATARVQLQERHGLSEIQADAILQMQLRRLTALEADKIRLEHEDLVAKIADYKDILANRERVLTIITEELGAIRTRYHSPRRTEILDLEGGLEDIDLIANERSVVLLTENGYLKRMPVSEFEATSRGTRGKAGTKTQGEEAVRLFISCNDHDNLLLFSDRGVVYTVPAYRVPICSRAAKGTPIVQMLPIPREEQITSLLAVSEFTDDGVLVMLTSSGTIKRTRLSAFANIRSNGLIAIDLVEGDALTWVRLALPGDSILIGSRNGMTIHFRLNDEELRPLGRTARGVRAMNLRPGDQLVSMDVLPAELADRVASSASAEDDDSEEVAPSEGPWVLVASASGLGKRVPVDQFRLQKRAGMGLRAIKFRNKSDVLVGLKVLGAGEELLLVSEKGVIVRTQADAVPQQSRAATGVRLQKLDARDRLSEVVLVPPAAEDEELPVLEVVGEAPADAALDA from the coding sequence ATGGCGGACCCCAGCGGACCCGGTGCTGACATACCGGGGGAGTCCGGCGGCAACGGTGATTCGCGAATCATCCTGACCGATCTGCGCAACGAGATGTCGCGCTCCTATTTGGAGTATGCGATGAGCGTGATCGTGGGTCGGGCCCTGCCCGATGCCCGCGATGGCCTCAAGCCGGTGCACCGGCGCATTCTTTACGCGATGTATGAGCTGGGTCTGACCAGCGACCGGCCCTACAGGAAGTGCGCCCGTGTGGTGGGTGAGGTGCTTGGTAAGTACCACCCCCACGGCGACACGGCGGTGTACGACGCCCTGGTGCGGATGGCCCAGGACTTCAACATGCGCATGCCCCTGGTGAATGGGCACGGCAACTTTGGCTCGGTGGACGGCGATCCCCCGGCCGCCATGCGTTACACCGAATCACGGCTGCAGGCGCTGACAACCGACAGCCTGCTCGACGATATCGAGGCCGAGACGGTCGACTTCGCCGACAACTTTGATGGCTCCCAGCAGGAGCCCACCGTGATGCCGGCGCGGATTCCGCAGCTGCTGCTCAACGGCTCCACCGGCATCGCCGTGGGCATGGCGACCAACATCCCACCCCACAACCTCACTGAGCTGATCGACGGCACGCTGGCGCTGATCGCCAACCCCGACATCGACGATCTGCAGTTGATGGCGATCATCCCGGGGCCGGATTTCCCCACGGGAGGCCAGATCCTGGGTCGCCGCGGTATCCGTGACACCTACACCACCGGTCGCGGTTCAGTGACGATGCGGGGCGTCGCCTCGATTGAAACGCTGGAGGTGAAGGGCCGCCCCGACCGCGATGCGGTGATCATCACCGAATTGCCCTTCCAAACAAACAAGGCCTCGCTCATTGAGCGGATTGCCGAGCTGGTAAACGACAAGAAGCTGGAGGGAATCTCTGATATCCGCGATGAATCCGACCGCGATGGCATGCGGGTCGTGATCGAATTGCGCCGTGATGCCTACCCCCAGGTGGTGCTGAACAACCTGTTCAAACTCACGCCGCTGCAAAACAACTTCAGCGCCTACATGCTGGCGTTGGTGAAGTCGGAGCCGGTGCTGCTCACCCTGCGCAAAATGCTGCAGGTGTTTCTCGACTTCCGCATCGAGACGATCGAGCGCCGCACCCGCTACTTCCTGCGCAAAGCCGAGGAGCGCGACCATATCTTGCTGGGCCTGCTGCTGGCCCTAGACCAACTCGATCCGATCATTGCCCTGATCCGGGCTGCTTCCGATGCGGCCACTGCCCGCGTGCAGCTGCAGGAGCGCCACGGCCTCAGTGAGATCCAGGCCGACGCCATCCTGCAGATGCAGCTGCGGCGACTGACGGCCCTCGAGGCCGACAAGATCCGCCTTGAGCATGAGGATTTGGTCGCCAAGATTGCCGACTACAAAGACATCCTGGCCAATCGCGAGCGCGTACTCACGATCATCACCGAAGAGCTCGGTGCGATCCGCACTCGCTACCACTCCCCTCGCCGCACTGAGATTCTGGATCTCGAGGGCGGCCTCGAAGATATCGACCTGATCGCTAATGAGCGTTCGGTGGTGTTGCTCACCGAGAACGGCTACCTGAAGCGGATGCCGGTGAGCGAATTCGAGGCCACCAGCCGCGGCACCCGCGGCAAGGCCGGCACCAAGACCCAGGGCGAGGAGGCGGTGCGGCTGTTCATCAGCTGCAACGACCACGACAACCTGCTGCTGTTCTCCGATCGCGGCGTTGTCTACACCGTGCCGGCCTATCGGGTGCCGATCTGCAGCCGCGCTGCCAAGGGCACGCCGATTGTGCAGATGTTGCCGATTCCCCGCGAGGAGCAGATCACCTCGCTGCTGGCGGTGAGTGAATTCACCGATGACGGTGTGCTGGTGATGCTCACCAGTAGCGGCACGATTAAGCGCACCCGTCTATCGGCCTTTGCCAACATCCGCTCCAATGGCTTGATCGCCATCGATTTGGTGGAGGGTGATGCCCTCACCTGGGTGCGTTTGGCCCTGCCCGGCGACAGCATCCTGATCGGCTCGCGCAACGGCATGACGATCCACTTCCGTCTCAACGACGAGGAGTTGCGACCCCTAGGCCGCACAGCCCGCGGCGTGCGGGCCATGAATCTGCGCCCCGGCGACCAGCTGGTGAGCATGGATGTGCTGCCCGCCGAGCTCGCCGATCGGGTGGCGAGCTCGGCCAGCGCCGAAGACGACGACAGTGAGGAGGTGGCACCGAGCGAGGGTCCTTGGGTGCTGGTGGCCAGTGCCAGCGGCCTGGGTAAGCGGGTGCCGGTGGATCAGTTCCGCCTGCAGAAGCGCGCCGGCATGGGCCTGCGGGCGATCAAGTTCCGCAATAAGAGCGATGTGCTGGTGGGCCTCAAGGTGCTCGGGGCCGGCGAGGAGTTGCTGCTGGTGAGCGAGAAGGGGGTGATCGTGCGCACCCAGGCTGATGCGGTGCCACAGCAGTCGCGGGCGGCCACGGGCGTGCGCTTGCAGAAGCTCGATGCCCGCGATCGCCTCAGCGAAGTGGTGCTGGTGCCACCAGCTGCCGAAGATGAGGAGCTGCCCGTCCTGGAGGTGGTTGGTGAGGCCCCGGCCGATGCCGCCCTAGATGCCTGA
- a CDS encoding glycoside hydrolase family 57 protein: MAAGDLALVLHAHLPYVRSSEPGSLEEDWYFQALQECYLPLLAVLEASAADRRQRPRLTLGLSPTLLSLLADPQLNGRFLAWIAVRQELLQQAPEDQTAAASHLAAQLETVVNQWRQAKGQLIPRFRRLQQQGVLDLITCGATHGYLPLLRQVPEAVRAQLITAVREHERLLGERPLGIWLPECAYYEGLDQQLVGCGLRYSVLDAHGLLHAQPRPRYGVFAPICSPAGAAFFGRDSSATLPVWSAREGYPGDGAYREFHRDLGWDLPDSELASHAITSRRPLGLKLHRVTAQGCPLDQKQPYEPAVAAERIEEHAATYLQGRAEELSGLARSMERRPLLVAPFDAELFGHWWFEGPQFLAALFRQANEAGVRLVTLREALGGVEPLQVCRPSPSSWGQGGYHDYWLNETNAWVVAEWQRASQAMVARVQRGVGSPAQRDLLTQAGRELLLAQSSDWSFILRAGTTTGLAKERIERHLDRFWRLLDAIENGTELPTKWLKAIAIEDGLFPLLNAADWLPAPVQA, from the coding sequence ATGGCCGCAGGCGATCTGGCCCTAGTCCTCCACGCTCATCTTCCCTACGTGCGCTCCAGCGAACCCGGCTCGCTTGAGGAAGATTGGTATTTCCAAGCGCTCCAGGAGTGCTACCTGCCGCTGCTGGCCGTGCTCGAGGCCTCCGCCGCTGACCGGCGCCAGCGCCCCCGGCTCACCCTCGGCCTCTCGCCCACCCTGCTTTCCCTGCTGGCCGATCCCCAGCTCAATGGCCGCTTCCTGGCCTGGATCGCCGTCCGTCAGGAGCTGCTGCAGCAAGCCCCGGAAGACCAAACAGCAGCCGCCAGCCACCTAGCTGCCCAACTCGAGACGGTGGTGAACCAGTGGCGTCAGGCCAAGGGGCAACTGATCCCCCGCTTCCGCAGGCTGCAGCAACAGGGGGTGCTCGACCTGATCACCTGCGGCGCCACCCACGGCTACCTGCCCCTGCTGCGCCAGGTGCCAGAGGCGGTGCGGGCCCAGCTGATCACCGCAGTGCGCGAGCACGAACGCCTGCTGGGTGAGCGGCCCCTAGGCATCTGGCTGCCGGAATGCGCCTACTACGAAGGCCTCGATCAGCAGCTGGTGGGCTGCGGTCTGCGCTACTCGGTGCTCGATGCCCACGGTCTGCTGCACGCCCAACCCCGCCCCCGCTATGGCGTGTTCGCACCGATCTGCTCGCCGGCTGGGGCAGCCTTCTTCGGCCGCGACAGCAGCGCCACCCTGCCGGTGTGGAGCGCCCGCGAGGGCTACCCCGGCGACGGCGCCTACCGGGAATTCCACCGCGACCTGGGCTGGGATCTACCCGACAGCGAACTAGCCAGCCATGCAATCACCAGCCGCCGGCCCCTCGGCCTGAAGCTGCACCGGGTCACGGCCCAGGGCTGCCCCCTCGACCAGAAACAGCCCTACGAACCCGCAGTTGCCGCCGAGCGCATCGAGGAGCATGCCGCCACCTACCTGCAGGGCCGAGCCGAGGAGCTCAGCGGCCTGGCCCGCTCGATGGAGCGCCGGCCGCTGCTGGTGGCCCCCTTCGATGCCGAGCTATTTGGCCATTGGTGGTTTGAGGGGCCCCAGTTTCTAGCTGCCCTATTCCGCCAGGCCAATGAGGCCGGCGTGCGCCTGGTGACCCTGCGGGAGGCCCTCGGAGGCGTCGAGCCCCTGCAGGTGTGCCGCCCCTCCCCCAGCAGCTGGGGCCAGGGTGGCTACCACGACTACTGGCTCAACGAGACCAACGCCTGGGTGGTGGCCGAGTGGCAACGGGCCTCCCAGGCCATGGTGGCTCGGGTTCAGCGCGGCGTTGGCAGCCCAGCCCAGCGAGACCTGCTCACCCAGGCGGGCCGGGAGCTGCTGCTGGCCCAAAGCTCTGATTGGAGCTTCATCCTGCGGGCGGGCACCACCACCGGACTGGCCAAAGAAAGGATCGAGCGCCACCTTGATCGCTTCTGGCGCCTGCTGGATGCGATCGAAAACGGCACCGAGCTACCCACCAAATGGCTCAAGGCGATAGCCATCGAAGACGGCCTATTCCCCCTGCTCAACGCAGCCGATTGGCTGCCGGCGCCGGTCCAGGCCTAG
- the crtL gene encoding lycopene beta cyclase, translated as MSELLVFDVLVVGAGPAALAIAAELAEQGLAVVVLAASDCRDPWPNTYGIWGDEVDALGLGHLLEHRWSDTLSYFGAGSSDPADPANSPTAHGRDYGLFDKNRLQQFWLERCEAAGVQWLRGQALELSHGGGRSQVATAAGEVLEARLVLDASGHKAVFVRRPDQGPVAGQAAYGVVGRFTAPPVEPGQFVLMDYRADHLSPEERSEPPTFLYAMDLGQGRFFVEETSLALAPPVPYATLKQRLERRLAHRGVAIEQVEHEEFCLFPMNLPLPDLDQPVLAFGGAAAMVHPASGYLVGALLRRAPAVAAAVAARLRAEPAATSAELAAAGWQALWPPELRRKQALYQFGLEKLMRFSEPQLRSHFASFFSLPSAQWYGFLTNTLSLGELLAAMLALFATAPWSVRWGLMGMRGRELQLGLRMLDP; from the coding sequence ATGTCTGAGCTGTTGGTTTTTGATGTGCTGGTGGTGGGTGCAGGCCCGGCGGCACTGGCTATCGCTGCCGAGCTGGCGGAGCAGGGGCTGGCGGTGGTTGTGCTGGCGGCAAGCGATTGCCGCGACCCCTGGCCCAACACCTACGGGATCTGGGGAGACGAGGTGGATGCCCTAGGCCTTGGCCACCTGCTGGAGCATCGCTGGAGCGACACGCTGAGTTATTTCGGTGCCGGCAGCAGCGATCCTGCCGATCCAGCCAACAGCCCCACCGCCCACGGCCGCGACTACGGCCTGTTCGACAAAAACAGGCTGCAGCAGTTCTGGCTGGAGCGTTGTGAGGCTGCCGGCGTGCAGTGGCTGCGCGGGCAGGCACTGGAGCTGAGCCATGGGGGCGGCCGCAGCCAGGTGGCCACCGCCGCAGGGGAAGTTCTGGAAGCAAGGCTGGTGCTGGATGCCAGCGGCCACAAGGCGGTATTTGTGCGGCGGCCCGACCAGGGGCCGGTGGCCGGCCAGGCGGCCTATGGCGTGGTGGGACGCTTCACGGCGCCGCCGGTGGAGCCGGGGCAATTCGTGCTGATGGATTACCGCGCCGACCATCTCAGCCCCGAGGAGCGCAGCGAGCCCCCCACTTTTCTCTATGCGATGGATCTGGGCCAGGGACGGTTTTTTGTGGAGGAGACCTCCCTGGCCCTGGCGCCACCGGTGCCCTACGCCACGCTCAAGCAGCGCCTCGAGCGGCGGCTGGCCCATCGCGGTGTGGCGATCGAGCAGGTGGAGCACGAGGAGTTTTGCCTGTTTCCGATGAACCTGCCCCTACCGGATCTGGATCAGCCCGTGCTGGCCTTTGGTGGGGCTGCGGCGATGGTGCATCCGGCCTCCGGCTACCTGGTGGGGGCCCTGCTGCGCCGGGCCCCGGCGGTGGCCGCAGCGGTGGCGGCGCGGCTGCGGGCTGAACCGGCCGCCACTTCGGCGGAGCTGGCCGCAGCTGGCTGGCAGGCGCTCTGGCCCCCGGAGCTACGCCGTAAACAGGCCCTCTACCAATTTGGGCTGGAGAAATTGATGCGCTTCTCGGAGCCCCAGCTGCGCAGTCACTTCGCCAGCTTCTTCTCCCTGCCCAGCGCCCAGTGGTATGGCTTTTTGACCAATACGCTCAGCCTGGGCGAGCTGCTGGCGGCGATGCTCGCCCTATTTGCCACGGCACCCTGGAGCGTGCGCTGGGGCCTGATGGGCATGCGGGGCCGGGAGTTGCAGCTGGGACTGCGCATGCTGGATCCCTAG
- a CDS encoding carbohydrate ABC transporter permease has translation MSLPLSGPRRSRLRAAAQLILLLLVALAMLVPLLWLVSTSLKGPAEDIFTSPPALWPSQPSFEAYRRLFSDNPIGTYLLNSTIVSGLAVLANVLFCSLAAYPLARMNFRGRGLVLALVVATILIPFQVVMIPLYLLMVQIGLRNTLWALIIPQAATAFGIFLLRQSFLGVPVELEEAARCDGCTPVGEWWNVMIPAARADLITLAMFVFIGTWSDFLWPLVILDEPELYTLPLGLQQLASSFSLDWRLVAAGAVISILPVLVVFIGLQRYILPSAAGDAVKG, from the coding sequence ATGAGCCTGCCCCTCTCAGGACCGCGCCGCTCACGGCTCAGAGCCGCCGCCCAGCTGATTTTGCTGTTGCTGGTGGCCCTGGCGATGCTGGTGCCGCTGCTGTGGCTGGTGAGCACCTCGCTGAAGGGTCCGGCGGAGGACATTTTCACCAGCCCGCCAGCCCTCTGGCCCAGTCAGCCCAGCTTTGAGGCCTACAGGCGCCTTTTTAGCGACAATCCAATCGGCACCTACCTGCTCAACAGCACGATTGTGAGTGGCCTGGCGGTGCTGGCCAATGTGCTCTTCTGCTCGTTGGCGGCCTATCCCCTGGCCCGCATGAATTTTCGCGGCCGGGGCTTGGTGCTGGCCCTAGTGGTAGCAACGATTTTGATCCCCTTTCAGGTGGTCATGATTCCGCTCTACCTGTTGATGGTGCAGATCGGCCTGCGCAACACCCTTTGGGCCCTGATCATTCCCCAGGCGGCCACCGCCTTTGGCATTTTCCTGCTGCGGCAGAGCTTCCTGGGGGTGCCGGTGGAGCTGGAGGAGGCGGCCCGCTGCGATGGCTGCACGCCGGTGGGGGAGTGGTGGAACGTGATGATTCCAGCGGCCCGGGCCGACCTGATCACCCTGGCGATGTTCGTGTTCATCGGTACCTGGAGCGATTTTCTCTGGCCCCTGGTGATCCTCGATGAACCCGAGCTCTACACGCTGCCACTTGGTCTGCAACAGCTGGCCAGCAGCTTTTCGCTCGACTGGCGCCTGGTGGCGGCAGGAGCGGTGATTTCGATCCTGCCGGTGCTGGTGGTGTTTATCGGCCTGCAGCGCTACATCCTGCCCAGCGCCGCCGGCGATGCAGTCAAAGGCTGA